The DNA window atgggtgggaggaaaatatatatttctaagtttttgcgttccctcgcaaggatgtttctccacaaacacttcctgttcacttcactcatgtaaaccctcccgtttttgccgaaattctcccgtattttaccattctatcccactttctttacattaatactgtgcgctgactgacagacgcgctccatacaataaactgatcccagatcagcgtctgtacacgccatttacagaggagtgggtgtatgtttaaacagacaaatacactaataatatgaaacatctttgtcctgcatgttttattttaaacagcttattttctcttaaatgagcacaaacagtttctaaagtaatggactgctttcattatagatctgtgcattcttacagagacacctctgttatcaaactaaacaaaacatgagattcatttgctgctcacttgtttgataacagaagtgtctctttaaatggcacgtacagacgctgatctgggatcagtttattgtacgaagcgcgtctgtcagtcagcgcttatacatgcattcactggttcagaggttgcaaagtgaaaggcgacgatcagcgcacagtaatgtaaagaaagtggggtagaatggtaaaatatgggagaatttcagcaaaaacaggagggtttatgtgagtgcagtgaacaggaattGTTTGTGgtgaaacagttttgcgagggaacgcaaaacatctttgcgagataacgcaaaactttgcgagggaacgcaaaactttgcaagaaaacgcaaaaacttagaaatatatattttcctcccacccatttttttctttcacccattttttttttcacccagccaatttttttctcctccactacgtcccttccggggttccgtgaCATGCCTACTAATTCTAATCAGATTATAAATAGACtgctaggttggggttagggttaatgtaaCTTGacgtgtacttgcaaagtttcttatagtcagttaaatgtctgttgaaggagcagtatcagtagatattaagcagacagtctactaatattaaAGTGAGAACTAATTTGCATGTAGTGGCAAcgttttagtcaacaaaatgtgcaataggtgCCATCAAAATATGTTCACCAtcaaaaaaatgaatgtaatcagattacagcGAGGTTGGCTCTGGATTCAACAGACAACAACAATTGCAAGAACACCTGAAGTAATAATTATAGCAATgttcatcatcataataatgatACACTATGCTTCACGACAATGCTGTTGCCTGGAAGAAGTGGCCTTTGTGCAGCAGGATAATGCGATCTGCCACACTGCGCATGTCAGTTGTGATATGAAGAAAATGAATAAGGGTTGCCCTGGCCTCTATATTTCCCAGATCAGACTTTGTCTAGTCATGTACCGTAAACCACTGGGGCATGTACGCCAAGCAAAAACTGATTGTGTGGGctagatctgggccagagaaattttgctatgtgggaatacACTACTACATAGTTAAAGCAATACACTACTAATACCAAACAGTGTTCTCAAAAAAAGTATACATATTATATTAGAGTTATTATTAGAGTTTTTACTttacataaacatacaaaaatgactgcatgcatctAAATACAAGTATTGTTGTTGATAAGAATGTGTTGTaaggatattttattttttgtaggtaACTTACTTTATTCATGtccatttaaaagtaaaatcttTGTAATATTCAGTCCTTTGTGCCTCATTGTTTTGTGTTCTCAGTAAttcatttactattattatttgtgatAAAGAACAAGCATACAATTTAACAGCATACAagactttcattttaaatattcacttagatctgggccagagaaattttgctatgtgggaattTACTACTAATAGTTAAAACAGTACACTACTAATACCAAACAGTGTTGTCAAAAAAGCATACGTATTATATAAGAGTTTTTACTTTACATAAACTCACAAAAATGACTGCAAGTATGTGAATACAAGTATTGTTCACCAACAGAGAAATGTTGTGAACACATGTTGATAAGAATGTGTTgtaaagatattttattttatattaaagtaaCATGCATAAACTCTGCAGACCCGgtacgtcatcgactttcgctttaagatttaaagagctagcattgcaccagaccccctgaAGTGGATtcttttgaaagtgtagaatctatattttatgcacatatgcatgactttggtttttattctactgtacaaaagttatttacacccATCCGATATTTATACCCGAgttaggtattttacattggttcattttcgtatttttcaaatgacacatgtacaagttatagctcaaatgaaagctcttgccggtgctcatacgggtcttgcattctttttactgaattatattcacgtgtcaaacagttgctgaatgaattgTAGTGTTTCTATGGCgcagaaatgaaaacaatacatttatgatcactaagcagccccagatagcacagacagcagtcatctcttaccttatgctgtgcgcttcagggccatttctcctctgtttttgaggtgatgtgcataagtaatccttttatatgtctgacgtggtccaaacacagtgaattatgtttgatcaaacaaaagaatagtgaaatatgaaaacaatgatcgatccctgtggcttgtataggacctctcatcagttggaatacaatagcttttgcatagattatggtagtcacatttttctgtttttctatgattacagacatgtgcaggaaccactaaaattaattacagcacgctagaccacacagaacctaaaagttacactttcaaatttgagtttataaaaaaaaaaaatacaaaaagtgcctctttttttaggtgtttattataacacagacaacatatacagttattttaaacactttcaatagagttttatgaaaattccctttggttttctttaaaatgataccaaatttttgcatttacacctctgcatgtggatttgggaagcttttaaatttgggttggcaaaatccaggcggaaatcccaaaataacagcagtttAACTGCTTAAATTCATGTCCTCGAATACATCTTCATCATAGTAAAATCTTTGTAATATTCAGTCCTTTGTTCCTCAATGTTTTGTGTTCTCAGTAATTCATTGACTATTATTATTTGTGATAAAGAACAAGCATACAATGTAAAAGCATACAAGACTTTCCTTTTGAATATTCACTTAGATATCTCCAGTTGTTTTCTGGAAAACAATCGTATAACTTCCTGGCGTACTGCGGTGAGATTTAACCCATAAATGAGAGGATTTAAAAAGGGTGGAATGAGTATGAATTCAAGAGCCATGAAATTGCGTAGATTTTGAGACACATTCTTTGACCCATAACGACTGAAGAGTACATCAAACAAAAAAGCAACAGTCACGTTGAGCAACGAAATCATATGTGGCACACATGTCTGCATGAACTTGTGCCTGCTCTCTATTGACTTCTGACACTTTCTAATCAAGTAAATGTATGAACAAAATATCAATATTGCATGTCCAACATATGCAATGATAACAATGTACCCAAACACGTTATTTAGAGTCGTGGAAAAGCATGAAAGCTTTGCAACTCCCCAAATCTCACAGTATAACTTTTCAATTCGAAAGCCACATAAAGTGAGTCTAGCTATTAACAGAATGAGAACAGCCATGCAGAAAAATGGAGACAGCCAACAGAAAAGAACAcatttaagaattttttgattGGTCATCATTGAATGATACTCCAGTGGTCTACATATTGCCACATACCTATCATACGCCATCACAGTTAGTGTTGAAAAGTCACAAAAAACCgatgaataaatgacaaatatttgAATCAGACAGCCAGCGTAAGAAATCACATGCTCAGGGGCTAATAAATCATACATGAACTTAGGGTAGAAGCCTGAAGTGCCGAAAATTCCATTTATACAAAGATTACATAAAAAGATATACATTGGCTCATGGAGCTTCTTATGTAAGAAAATAGTCAAAATCACTGTTACATTACAAAAGATAACCACAGGATAAAACAATGCCGTGAAAGATAACAAAACATATCTGTTCTCCATTGTTTCATTCAGACCAGAGAGtgcaaatacaaatacatttgatTCATTCTTCAATGGTGACTGCATGTTTCAAAATATGCAGTTGTTATCTGAAGTTAATTCGTAATTAAAGTTATTAGAAAACTGATTAGACAATGAAGCTTGCGTTAGTCTGAAATGCCACGGTTGGAAATCTGTAGATGAACAACAAATACCGACAAAAACATCAACTATCAGCAGCATACAATGATTTACAAAGTTACAAAACAGTTGGAATCTCACCATGTCCTGTGCAAATCTGAAATGAATTGCAAAGGATAGATTTGGTTTGCTTTATATGGACACTGGTCTCATGCTAATTGCCTTGACCACAAATACTGAAAACAGTCTAACAAGCTCTCTAAAGACTTCTTTCTCtgaatttaaaatactgtatCTGCCTTTTCTATGCCAGTCATATTCCTGACTTGAActtcatgaaaaaaatatatgtaataaataataatttacttcgATTTataaataacctttttttatttgcctGAATACAGGCATGCAAGTGTATTTTGGTACTGTTTATTGCAGTTATATGCACAGTCTTGTCATCATAGTGCGAGCTGATCTAATGCGCTCTGAAAGTgcatttaaaaattgtacatttattcattctttttcttttttggcttagcccctatattaatcaggggttgccacagcggaatgaaccaccaacttatccagcatatgttttatgcagcgcatttgggtaacactttagaataactatccgttataactagttaatagaccattaataaactgttagttaacaagttataaatgacttgttaaataaaagttaatagtttgttaattatttacaactgtgccttatagatgggcaatggataacttacaagccgttagttgacaagttttaaatgacttcttaactgtattttaatgatttataactatacctaatacatttttaagagatcacgaacaagctgttagtaaattacttaataaagacttgttaagtatcagttatggtgtgtatatgttattgggacgttattctaaagttgcagatAGCagaaagtgtgagtaaatataatagttaagtgttagttattagcttaagcatgttattgggatgttattctaaagttgcaactattcctcatttactaacagttaataaatgaaaaatatctgcaactttagaataacgtcccaataacatatatacactattaacagATACTTAACTagcctttattaagttatttactaacagcttgttcatgatctattactaatttattaggtatagttataaatcattaaaatcattacagttaagaagtcatttacaacttgtcaactaacggcttgtaagttatccattgcccatctataaggcacagttgtaaataattaacaaactattaactattaacttttatttaacaagtcatttataacttgttaactagcagtttattaatggtctattaactagttataacagatagttattctaaagtgttacccgcatttgtttccagctgcaacccatcactgaaaaacacccatacattctcattcacacacatacactaaggacaatttagcttacccaagtcacctatagcgcatgtctttggacttgttggggaaactggagcactcggaggaaacccacgtaaacaccggcagaagatgcaaactccacacagaaaccacagctcgaaccagcgacctacatgctgtgaggcgagagtgctaCCCACTTCACCACCGCGTCACCATAAACTGTCCATCAACACATATATACCAGATGAATTGTAATGTTACTCTTATTTCagaatattttgttattttctttaaatattttggaataaCTATTGAATTTGAAATGACATGCGTTAATTGCGAACACACAAAATGGAACTGAAAATTTATGGAATTCAGTTATTCCCAGTCACCAATTCCTAAAAAAGTTGAGACATTTTGTAAAATCAAGAATCTGCGATTAGTTATTCctctttaaatttgatttaattgaCAAAgagtagaaaataaaatatttccgCCAGTTTTTCTGATGCAAAATCAAAGTAAAAAGGTTCATATCTGAATTAAACCATTTAGAaagaaatcaaattaaatcacttttattgtcacatcatcagcagcacgatGTGGGAAAAGCTTAGTTggtggctccagacagtgcaaaatacagacagtgcaaaatacaacagcatactcccaaaaaaacaggacaatgtgagattgacagcgatatgtacaatgaataggtgaaCACATAGTTGtcggcagtattgtttcaagtatggattggttaaagtgcggTGCAttctacatattgatggtgtgcagtgaggggtatggaagtgtctgtgtggggtgtgttaaatGTTCAttagcctgatagtctgagggaagaagctttccttctgtgggctggtgcgtgaccggatgcaGCAGAACTGTCTGCCTGAGGGTAGTAGAGAATAGTCTATAGCTTtggtggctggagtcgctgatgattgtcttggctttcctcatgcaccgcctggtgtagatgtcttggtgggagggaagctcacctcctactatgcGTCCAGCAGTTTGCACAATCCTATGTTGGCCTTTGCGGTAGCTGCTtgtgctatttccataccaggtggtgatgcaGCCAGTGGTACCTTCCAACCCTTCCCCCCCAACCCCTCCCTCGCTCTTCAGTTTCAGATCTCTCCACCCCCCTCCCTCCCCCtgagccagacaggatgctctccacagggCATGTGTAGAAtgagcggaggatgtgggggttcattccaaacctcctgagatgcctgaggaagaagaggcgttgttgtgccttcctcagcactgcgtctgtgtgagcagtacatgtcaatttaaaaaaatcatgataAATTAGGGCTTTTTGATTGGGTGTAAAAAGAGCTTTTCAATCTTCGGAAGTAAAGCTTGATTATGGCTTATCATGTAGTGCTAAAAGTCATGTAGTGTCAAACAAATTGAAAGTTACATTTAAGAAAGTGTGTTAGAAGTGTGAGTCCCATTGTTACTCACAAAAACGGTTAACACTTGGGAATAtctgcaacccaagctcattctggaaacgtagccccgcggacgtttcaggagaccgcgatttatgtggccggaggtacgtatggaagcgtttagtttttttcaagcgaacgctgcggggcggtttggcgccgctccgctcctcctcttcgcgctcgccggccgacggctcgcctccgagtggagggctttcccgatgcaaccagtttgtccgcttagctcacagcgttgcgaaggaggagcggaggccccggaggaggaggaggagccggccgcggggacgatgaccaggatcgagtccggggaacagcggttccagaaatcaggtaagacgaaaaacagaatccgaaaaataagggcgagaacgcggcgggatccgaaaacgcggtcgaaatcaaagacaagggcttttgctcttttttttttttctggatggcttttgcaaaccgtcgctcgggtttagggaaggaggaagaggaggaggaagaggaagaggagggcgaCCGGGTCgaccgatccggcggctttttgcgcaagaacagcgcgggcgcgaacagcgcgcgctcccgagaggcgcccgagacgtgaaaaagcgcgcatagcggcctctcgcggatccgcgaaaacaaaaaacgctcgaacaCGTACCTCCCGGGACCTATCTCGCGGTCCACAGTACCGTctacggggctacgtttccacaatgagcccgggtttaAAATCTGAGAATTATAGTCAGATATAATCTGCTGAGCATACCCTACTGACCATGTGAGCCAGTTCCGCATATGTGGGACTAAAAGTGAGCCTATCTACTGTGGCCACCATGTGATGGTGTCAACCTGTGGTCTCTAAACCTGCTATGCCAACTCAGCTGTCAACTTTATGGGGATAAATGCTTATGACTGCATGAAGTAAAGACAGCGGGGGAGGTGCTTATAATCATGCAAAGGTGAGTGAGTTATTTGGAGGCGGTGTTAAGGCTGAGGTGAGTTATGATTGCGCAAACTGAAGCCCGGGGggataacccatctctgggaaacatccataaacagcctacccaattcacctgtactccatgtctttggattgtggggtagACTgtagcatccggaggaaacccacgtgaatgtggggagaacatgcaaactccacaaagaaacggcaaccgacccagccgaggcttgaaccagcaaccttcttgctgtgaggcgacagcactacctactgcgccactgtgtcaccgaATGACATTCCTCCTCGGAAAAAAGTATCCGTTGAACTTTTCCAGGACAACGGAAACGACGGAAAAACATTCAAAATCTTCAAGGGCACCGGATTAACATGtcacggtcccactttatattaagttgccttaactaatatgtacttacaaactaatagtttgttacaatgtacttattggtaaatacatgtatttactgtgtacttatgcttgattaaatacatgtatttaattacatctgtaactatcttttgtaattacatttgtaaatacactgttgaccatcccttacaccttaacccacccttaaacctacccataccaccaaacttgtccgtaacccaacctctatcccaactcaaatgcaccacaagtgttctcaaatacattataaacacagtaagtacattgtatttattttttgatgtaagtacatagtagttaaggacacttaatataaagtggaaccgcCATCAACCATCGATAATTATATACAGTAAGTTGGCTGtttttttgtatgataattcTTCATCAATAAACTTAGAATAACTCGTAATATGTCTTGTATTCAGTATGAAGTGACACTTTAAGTACACTAATCTTGTGTACCTGTTACCTTTAATTTACCAAACAGTCATTTTGGGCAGTATCGGCATCAGATCGGGATCCCCGATACTCGCCTTCATTTTACTTGGTATCAGATACCAGTGGTATCGCACATCACTACTTATCAACACAGATTGCCTCCATCACACAGACAATAAAATAACTCAACAGCCTTTTATTaaaatagtaattatattatagAGCTGTATTTTACACAatcacaagagagagagagagagagagagagagagagagagagagagagagagcattcaTAAACATTCAGAATATTTGGTTGATCCAAAATACCATTGTGTACATACAACTGTGTGGTACAGACTTTTTTTTCGAAGGCCCTCAACCTCATTTCATACCTAATTATTGTAACATGTAAACCTcttgtatattattgtattaatttatttaatctaaaagAATAACTGCCATGATATATCTTTACACATTTATTCCAGTCATTCTAAGATGCAGAAAACAGGATATTTAGACGATGTAATATTCACTTCAACATTTACCATGAtataaaggtcacactttacaataaagttcattaagtaatgcatttactaacatgaacaaacgatgaacaatacatttactacagtatttattcatgttagtaaaggttagttaatgaaaatacagttgttcattgttagttcatgttaactcatggttcattaactaatgttaacaagcacggacttgaatgttaattattcattcattttcttgtcggcttagtcccttaattaatccggggtcgccacagcggaatgaaccgccaacttattcagcaagtttttacgcagcagatgcccttccagctgcaacccatgaatgttaataatgccttagtaaatgttcaattatgattaaatgctgtacaagtgttgttcatgattagttcatgttagtaaatacattaactaatgaaccttactgTAAACTGTTACCGATATAAATCTTATAAACATCCATAAATATGATTCCTTTAGACTTTTATTAGTATTTCAATCATGGTAAAACACATAACTCATGGGATTCTTTGACTTGATAAACTATTTCCTTGTACATCCACTCATAAATTAGATTACTACCCATTATGTGAATCGTCTttatatatcaaaaatatattttagagctcattttcagcATAAGATCCCGTGCCCTGAtcaaatatctactaaaatattcaGTAagatataattaaaacattttctacactctaaaacatgctgggttattccaacacaattattattttcCCCATCGTCACAATCTTTCTAAAAACCTTTCACATTTGTCTCTTGGAAAACAGTCTCATAACTTCCTGGCGTACTGCTGTCAGTTTTAACCCATAAATGAGGGGATTTAAAATGGGTGGTAGGAGTAAAAATTCAAGCGCCATAAAATTACGCAGACTTTGAGGCACACTCTTCGAGC is part of the Danio rerio strain Tuebingen ecotype United States chromosome 15, GRCz12tu, whole genome shotgun sequence genome and encodes:
- the or62c2 gene encoding odorant receptor 126-3 — its product is MQSPLKNESNVFVFALSGLNETMENRYVLLSFTALFYPVVIFCNVTVILTIFLHKKLHEPMYIFLCNLCINGIFGTSGFYPKFMYDLLAPEHVISYAGCLIQIFVIYSSVFCDFSTLTVMAYDRYVAICRPLEYHSMMTNQKILKCVLFCWLSPFFCMAVLILLIARLTLCGFRIEKLYCEIWGVAKLSCFSTTLNNVFGYIVIIAYVGHAILIFCSYIYLIRKCQKSIESRHKFMQTCVPHMISLLNVTVAFLFDVLFSRYGSKNVSQNLRNFMALEFILIPPFLNPLIYGLNLTAVRQEVIRLFSRKQLEISK